From Saccharibacillus brassicae:
GAAGCGCCGTTCATGAGCGGAGGCATCTCAACACCGAAAAAAGACCTCAGCAAGCAGGACCTGTACCAGGCGATTCACCACGAGCTGGTCGCAAGCGCGAAGACGGTCAAAGTCGGACACGAGATCAACCCGGACTTCCAGATCGGCTGCATGGTGCTCAGCATGCCGATTTATCCGCTGACGCCGAACCCGGACGACGTGATCCAGGCGATGGAATCCGATCACAAAAACATGGCGTTCGCCGACATCCACGTGCGCGGCGTGTACCCGGGCTACATGAAGCGCTATCTGCGCGAGAACGGCATCGAGATCAAATTCGAAGACGGCGACGCGGAAGCGCTCAAGCATACGGTCGATTTTATCTCGTTCAGTTATTATATGAGCATTTGCGAGACGGCCGATCCGGACAAAAAAATCCAGGGCGAAGGCAATCTGCTCGGCGGCGTGCCGAATCCTCACCTCAAAGCGAGCGAGTGGGGCTGGCAGATCGATCCGCAGGGCCTGCGCTACGTGCTGAACTCGTTCTGGGACAGATACCAGAAGCCGCTCTTCATCGTGGAGAACGGACTCGGCGCGGTCGACGAGCTGATCACGAACGATCAGGGCGAGAAGACCGTCGAAGACGATTACCGCATCAACTACCTGAACGATCACCTCGTGCAGGTCGGCGAAGCGATCGAAGACGGCGTCGAAGTGATGGGCTATACGACCTGGGGCTGTATCGACCTCGTCAGCGCCTCCACGGCGCAGCTCAAGAAGCGCTACGGCTTCATCTACGTGGACCGTCACGACGACGGCAGCGGCACGCTTGAACGCTACAAGAAGAAATCGTTCAACTGGTACAAAGACGTCATCGCGACGAACGGCAAAAGTCTGAAGCGTTAAGCTTCGAGCCTGAATGACTGCGGGCTGCATGTGGAAAAGAAAGACGCCTTCCTGAGAGGAAGGCGTCTTTTTGGTGCGCGCGCTGGTGGATGGAGCGTATGGGGAGATCGGGCGCGCGGGAGGCGGGCCATGCGTCTGAGCGTGCTGCGCGTCGGGGAAAAGCGCGTCGCGAAAGGCACGGATCGCCGAGATCAAACGGCAGCGGCGCTCTTGCGTTCAGGGCGCGCAGCGCCGGATTTCGGGTTCCGGGTTCCGTGCCGCTCCGCAAACTTGCGGGCTGCGGGCACGGCATAGGCGGACAACAGGTACGGCAGAGCAAATAACTGCGCAGCAGCAGTTATTTGCCCGAATTCCGCTGCTTTTTTCGAAATAATTGCCTCAGAACACTTATTTGGCGGGAAACGGGGAAAAGACGGCTGTAAACGAAAAAATAACTGCTCTGGGGCAGTTATTTTCCGAAAAGGTGCTCTTGGAGCGAAATAAGTGTTTTCTCGCAGTTATTCCGGGACGTATACTTTGCGAATGCGAATGCGAATGCGAATGCGAATGCGAATGCGAATGCGAATGCGAATGCGAATGCGAATGCGAATGCGAATGCGAATGCGAATGCGAATGCGAATGCGAATGCGAATGCGCGCGGTTTGTCCGGCTGGACGGGAGGAACGCGGCGGCGGTCTGCGTCAGCGTCTCAGGCTTTTGCCGCGCCCGCCGGCGTGCCGCCGCCTTCCGAGCCGCCCGTCATGCGCTTGAAACGCAGCAGCATGTTGAGGCGCCAGTGCAGAATCATGCCGAACGCGAGGATGAAGAACACGCCGCCGGTCTGCGGAAGCGTCACGAACCGTTCGACGTAACCGTGCAGCGCCAGACGGATCACGATCAGCGCGACGAGGATGAACAGGAACGCTTTGGATCTTTTGACGAACAGGTCGCTGCCGATCTGCTCGAACTTGGTGCCGAGAATGAGCGGGTACGCGAACAGGAACCAGCCGACGAGGAACGCGATCAGCGCGCCCGTCCACGGAATCTGGATGTCGCGGATCACGAACATGAAGAAGCCGGTGGCCATCCCGACGGGGGGCATCATGATTTTGCGTGCGGTCAGCGGGCGTTTGCTCGCTTTCATCCGCATGAACAGCGCCATGAACGCCATGCCCGCGAAGAACAGGGTGAACAGGACGCTCAGCAGAATCGGGTTCAGCGAGAAAAATCGGTCGAATACGGAATTGATCCAGTCTATCATCTATAGGGCCTCTTCTCTGATTGGAATCGGTACGAATAAAGCGGTGGGACCGGGCGTGCCGTAAACAGCCGCAGTTCCAGTATAGCACACCGAACCGGACGTTTTTAGAGCCGCTTTCCGCACGGGAGATTCGTTTTGGGGTAAGATTAGAAAGAAGAGTACAAATTCCATTGGCTTCCAGACCCGGCAGCCTTCAACGAACGGAGTGGCCGAGATGACCCGCAAAAAAATTCTGATCGCCGAAGACGAAATGGTACTGCGTTTTTTGTTGACGGAAACGTTGGAAGACGAAGGATTCGATATCGACGAAGCCGAAGACGGCCGGATCGCGATGGACAGTTTGCGGTACGGCGAATACGACCTGATCATCCTCGATTATATGATGCCCGAGGCGACCGGAATCGAAGTGTGCCGTTGGCTGCGCGGCGAAGGCGGGGCGAACGCGGACAAGCCCGTCATCCTGCTGACCGCCAAAGCCGAAGGGAAAGACCGCGAGGCGGCCATGCAGGCCGGCGTCTCGATGTTCGTGTCCAAGCCGTTCAGTCCGGTGGAACTGACGGAGATCGTCCGCAAGCTGACCGAGAGCCGTCCGTCATGAAGGCGGGCGTCTCCGGAGGATTGTCGCGGCGGATCACGTACGGGACGCTGGCGCTGTTTCTCGTGTTGGGCGTGCTGCTGGCGGCGGCCGAACTGGTCGTGCACCGGCAGTACGCGTCGTTGTCCGACGGTCTGAACGGACGGATCGAGCGGCTGAACCTGCTGCAGGATACCGAGCGCGAATTCCTCGAATCGGTCTCTTATCTGCGGGCGTATGCCGCCTATGAACGCGAAGACCTCTACCGGCAGAAGATGTCGGCGCGGGACGGGTACGACCGGCTGTTTCGCGCGCTGAACGAAGCGTACGCCGCGGAGACGTCGGGCGGAGCGGAAAGCGTGCGGGAATTGGCGCAGCTGAACGAACGGTTCGACCGCTATTCGATCACGGCGCTGAGCCTGATCCAGG
This genomic window contains:
- a CDS encoding response regulator transcription factor; translated protein: MTRKKILIAEDEMVLRFLLTETLEDEGFDIDEAEDGRIAMDSLRYGEYDLIILDYMMPEATGIEVCRWLRGEGGANADKPVILLTAKAEGKDREAAMQAGVSMFVSKPFSPVELTEIVRKLTESRPS
- a CDS encoding CcdC family protein; translation: MIDWINSVFDRFFSLNPILLSVLFTLFFAGMAFMALFMRMKASKRPLTARKIMMPPVGMATGFFMFVIRDIQIPWTGALIAFLVGWFLFAYPLILGTKFEQIGSDLFVKRSKAFLFILVALIVIRLALHGYVERFVTLPQTGGVFFILAFGMILHWRLNMLLRFKRMTGGSEGGGTPAGAAKA
- a CDS encoding glycoside hydrolase family 1 protein translates to MSMQFPENFLWGGAVAANQLEGAYQTDGKGWSIQDVTPKGGFAGHGGDPLITEAPTEDNMKLIGIDFYNRYKEDVKWFAEMGFKVFRTSIAWSRIFPKGDEAEPNEEGLKFYDELFDECHKYGIEPLVTISHYETPLHLSREYDGWVNRKLVDFYVHYATTVFKRYKDKVKYWLTFNEINSILEAPFMSGGISTPKKDLSKQDLYQAIHHELVASAKTVKVGHEINPDFQIGCMVLSMPIYPLTPNPDDVIQAMESDHKNMAFADIHVRGVYPGYMKRYLRENGIEIKFEDGDAEALKHTVDFISFSYYMSICETADPDKKIQGEGNLLGGVPNPHLKASEWGWQIDPQGLRYVLNSFWDRYQKPLFIVENGLGAVDELITNDQGEKTVEDDYRINYLNDHLVQVGEAIEDGVEVMGYTTWGCIDLVSASTAQLKKRYGFIYVDRHDDGSGTLERYKKKSFNWYKDVIATNGKSLKR